The following are encoded in a window of Mycobacteroides chelonae CCUG 47445 genomic DNA:
- a CDS encoding transglutaminase-like domain-containing protein has translation MKRDVRAQLDVDILAPSTLEFQIAVSPLPGAQVTETMSLELNGQPVEAQEVAGEHGNRIHRLYVGQGNLQVTYEATILGQADEVPVEAADLSTYLRPSRYAEADKFYGFAATEFGEHTEPTVLLEKVSSWVGSRLTYSPGSSDPIDGAVDTLLAAAGVCRDYAHLVVALLRAVKVPARLVAVYAPGCDPMDFHAVAEAVVDNRWRVVDATCLAPRQTMVRITTGRDAADTAFLDNHGGQIVLNGTFVSAVVDGELPQDPVDQLISLR, from the coding sequence ATGAAACGTGACGTTCGAGCCCAACTCGACGTAGACATCTTGGCGCCGTCAACCTTGGAGTTCCAGATCGCTGTGTCGCCGCTTCCCGGCGCGCAGGTGACGGAAACCATGTCGCTGGAGCTGAATGGACAACCGGTCGAGGCCCAGGAGGTCGCGGGCGAGCACGGCAACCGTATCCATCGGCTCTACGTCGGGCAGGGCAACCTCCAAGTCACCTATGAGGCAACCATTCTCGGACAGGCGGACGAAGTTCCGGTCGAAGCCGCAGATCTGTCGACGTACTTGCGCCCGAGCCGCTACGCCGAAGCCGACAAGTTTTACGGTTTCGCGGCAACCGAATTCGGTGAACACACCGAACCCACGGTTCTGCTGGAGAAGGTCTCGTCCTGGGTCGGCTCACGGTTGACGTATTCACCGGGATCCAGCGATCCCATCGACGGTGCCGTCGATACCCTGCTAGCGGCCGCCGGCGTCTGCCGCGACTACGCGCACCTGGTGGTGGCATTGCTTCGGGCCGTCAAGGTGCCCGCCCGGCTGGTCGCGGTGTACGCACCCGGCTGTGATCCGATGGACTTCCACGCCGTAGCCGAGGCCGTCGTCGACAATCGCTGGCGTGTGGTGGACGCTACCTGCCTGGCGCCGCGACAAACGATGGTGCGTATCACCACCGGACGCGACGCCGCCGACACGGCGTTCCTCGACAACCACGGGGGGCAGATCGTGCTGAATGGAACGTTCGTGTCCGCGGTGGTCGACGGTGAGTTACCTCAGGATCCTGTCGATCAGCTCATCTCCCTGCGATGA
- a CDS encoding MmpS family transport accessory protein — protein MTVRQLLAASVVASACALSFPAAAHADDKTVTYEVTSSTATTANVQYWDGTEMQPADGVTLPWKVDAPVGDLSRGAKTPNHAEIKADWRSTATPDAAVTVRIYLNDKVVCQSTTGTGEADCNYATFSSYLDTAPPKS, from the coding sequence ATGACCGTCCGTCAACTACTTGCCGCGTCTGTCGTGGCCTCAGCCTGCGCGCTTAGCTTCCCGGCGGCGGCACACGCGGATGACAAGACGGTGACCTACGAAGTCACTTCCTCCACCGCGACTACGGCGAATGTGCAGTACTGGGACGGCACCGAGATGCAGCCCGCCGACGGTGTCACCCTGCCCTGGAAGGTCGACGCGCCCGTCGGCGATTTGTCTCGTGGCGCCAAGACGCCCAACCACGCGGAGATCAAGGCCGACTGGCGTTCCACCGCGACCCCAGACGCAGCGGTGACAGTGCGCATCTACCTGAACGACAAGGTGGTGTGCCAGAGCACGACCGGCACCGGAGAGGCCGACTGTAACTACGCGACCTTCTCCTCGTACCTGGACACGGCCCCGCCTAAGTCGTGA
- a CDS encoding arylsulfatase produces the protein MEPNNGDSAESTENNKRGGLSRRSILGGIAAAGVGAAAATAAIKGFEGSDHATGAGTPGTGPTNEDFHGKIALDVRDSTPDWTPYELKRAPEGAPNILVVLYDDTGLAAWSPFGGRINMPVMQRLADNGLRYSQWHTTALCSPTRSCLLTGRNHHVNRSASITEASNGFPGAAGRLPAECATIGQVLQDNGYSTFWVGKNHNVPEEDVAGGGSRSEWPLQKGFDRYYGFLGGETNNWYPDLVEDNRFIEPPYTPEEGYHLSKDLADQALRMLRDQRATNPSKPWYLWFCPGANHAPHHSPAEYTEKYKGKFDDGYEAYREWVLARMIEKGVIPKDTKLTPLNPMPAEVANEADSVRPWNTLNADEKRLFSRMAEVYAGFSEYTDAQVGRIVDYLEQTGQLDNTIVFYCADNGASGEGSPNGSVNENKFFNGYPDELSENMQYLDKLGSPDTYNHYPTGWAVAFSTPFQMFKRYSQFSGGTCDPLVIHWPKGIKDKGQVRHQYHHVTDIVPTILDVTGLQMPETYRGVTQYPVNGVSMRYSFEKADAPTTKKRQYYAMLGTRGIWEDGWKAAALHAPISGKGHFDQDKWELYHVDEDRSESTNLADKYPDKLKGLIAAWFDEADKNFVLPLDDRSATELLTIERPSTEPKRNRYIYYPDTAPVPEGVAVSIRGRSYKIIADVETTKDSQGVIFAHGSRFGGHALFLKDGKLHYVYNFLGLKPEQVFVSPPVSPGKRTLGMEFVRKDKGQYGESLGTTTLFIDGKPVANGPMRAQVGKFTLAGDGLCVGFDSGDNVSQLYAHPGTFTGGTIKGVAIDVSEETFIDLEKEAQAAWARD, from the coding sequence ATGGAACCCAATAACGGGGACAGCGCCGAATCCACCGAGAACAACAAACGCGGAGGCCTCTCGCGGCGTTCGATTCTGGGTGGTATCGCGGCCGCCGGTGTCGGTGCCGCCGCGGCGACCGCCGCGATCAAGGGGTTTGAGGGCTCCGATCATGCGACGGGTGCCGGTACACCGGGAACCGGGCCGACCAATGAGGACTTCCACGGGAAGATCGCCCTCGACGTGCGCGACTCCACACCCGACTGGACTCCGTACGAATTGAAGCGCGCACCGGAGGGTGCGCCCAACATCCTGGTGGTGTTGTACGACGACACCGGGCTGGCGGCCTGGTCGCCATTCGGCGGACGTATCAACATGCCGGTGATGCAGCGCCTCGCCGATAACGGGCTGCGGTACTCGCAATGGCACACCACGGCGCTGTGTTCGCCGACGCGGTCCTGCCTGCTGACCGGCCGCAATCATCACGTGAACCGTTCGGCGTCGATCACCGAGGCCTCCAACGGATTTCCCGGCGCCGCGGGCCGGCTGCCCGCCGAGTGCGCCACCATCGGGCAGGTGCTGCAGGACAACGGGTACAGCACATTCTGGGTGGGCAAGAACCACAATGTGCCCGAAGAAGACGTCGCCGGTGGCGGTAGCCGGTCCGAGTGGCCCCTGCAGAAGGGCTTCGACCGCTACTACGGGTTCCTGGGCGGCGAGACCAACAACTGGTATCCCGACCTGGTCGAGGACAACCGGTTCATCGAGCCGCCGTACACCCCTGAAGAGGGCTATCACCTGTCCAAAGACCTTGCCGATCAGGCCCTTCGGATGCTGCGGGATCAGCGGGCCACCAACCCGTCCAAGCCCTGGTACCTGTGGTTCTGCCCCGGCGCCAACCACGCTCCCCATCACAGCCCCGCCGAGTACACCGAGAAGTACAAGGGCAAGTTCGATGACGGCTACGAGGCCTACCGCGAATGGGTGCTGGCCCGCATGATCGAGAAGGGTGTCATCCCGAAGGACACCAAGCTCACCCCGCTCAACCCGATGCCCGCAGAGGTCGCCAACGAGGCAGACTCCGTGCGGCCGTGGAACACCCTGAATGCCGACGAGAAGCGCCTCTTCTCCCGGATGGCCGAGGTGTATGCCGGGTTCTCCGAGTACACCGATGCCCAGGTCGGCCGGATCGTCGACTACCTGGAACAGACCGGCCAGCTGGACAACACCATCGTGTTCTACTGCGCGGACAACGGCGCCTCCGGCGAGGGCTCCCCCAACGGCTCGGTGAACGAGAACAAATTCTTCAACGGCTATCCCGATGAGCTGTCCGAGAACATGCAGTACCTGGACAAGTTGGGCAGCCCCGACACCTATAACCACTACCCCACCGGGTGGGCGGTGGCCTTCTCCACGCCGTTCCAGATGTTCAAGCGCTACTCGCAGTTCTCGGGCGGCACGTGCGATCCGCTGGTGATCCACTGGCCCAAGGGCATCAAGGACAAGGGCCAGGTACGCCACCAGTACCACCACGTCACCGATATCGTGCCCACCATTCTCGACGTGACGGGCCTGCAGATGCCGGAGACCTACCGCGGCGTCACGCAGTATCCGGTGAATGGTGTCTCGATGCGGTACAGCTTCGAGAAGGCCGATGCCCCCACCACCAAGAAGCGCCAGTACTACGCCATGCTGGGTACCCGCGGAATCTGGGAGGACGGCTGGAAGGCCGCGGCCCTGCATGCACCGATCAGCGGTAAGGGCCACTTCGACCAGGACAAGTGGGAGCTGTACCACGTCGACGAAGACCGCTCCGAGTCAACGAATCTGGCCGATAAGTACCCCGACAAGCTCAAGGGGTTGATCGCGGCGTGGTTCGACGAAGCAGACAAGAACTTCGTACTGCCCCTCGATGACCGATCGGCCACCGAACTGCTCACCATCGAACGGCCGTCGACCGAACCCAAGCGCAACCGCTACATCTACTACCCCGACACCGCACCCGTGCCCGAGGGCGTGGCGGTCAGTATCCGCGGCCGGTCTTACAAGATCATCGCCGACGTGGAGACCACCAAGGATTCACAGGGTGTGATCTTCGCGCACGGCTCGCGGTTCGGTGGACATGCCCTTTTCCTCAAGGACGGGAAGCTCCACTACGTCTACAACTTCCTGGGGCTCAAGCCGGAGCAGGTGTTCGTCTCACCGCCTGTGTCTCCCGGGAAACGCACCCTGGGCATGGAATTCGTCCGCAAGGACAAGGGCCAGTACGGCGAATCCCTGGGAACGACAACGCTGTTCATCGACGGTAAGCCGGTTGCCAACGGCCCGATGCGGGCCCAGGTGGGCAAGTTCACCCTGGCGGGCGACGGCTTGTGTGTCGGCTTCGACAGCGGAGACAACGTCTCGCAGCTGTACGCCCACCCCGGGACCTTCACGGGGGGCACCATCAAGGGTGTCGCGATCGACGTCAGCGAGGAGACCTTCATCGACCTGGAGAAGGAAGCACAGGCAGCGTGGGCGCGGGACTGA
- a CDS encoding WhiB family transcriptional regulator, with product MSDRAGPCSEIGPQPAGGPDAATVDCPAYRERKLVMQSPPPDIHDAHWQTYGRCRHASVDPELFFPCDRELRSVRRMREQQAKSICRRCPVAAVCLTYALQTRQPYGIWGGATETERRRGQRPKPPPVMSPERAQLAAGYQAGASIRDLATASGAPYSAVRRILLAAGVTLRPCCGADPPIDSPHRSGA from the coding sequence ATGTCCGACCGCGCTGGGCCTTGCTCGGAGATCGGGCCTCAACCGGCTGGTGGTCCGGACGCGGCAACCGTTGATTGCCCGGCGTATCGAGAACGAAAGCTGGTTATGCAATCACCACCGCCAGATATCCATGATGCGCATTGGCAAACGTACGGTCGATGTCGGCACGCCTCCGTGGACCCGGAGCTGTTCTTCCCATGCGATCGCGAGCTCAGATCCGTGCGCCGTATGCGCGAACAACAGGCGAAAAGCATCTGCCGTCGATGTCCCGTTGCCGCGGTCTGTCTCACCTACGCGCTGCAGACGCGCCAGCCCTACGGAATTTGGGGTGGTGCCACGGAAACTGAACGCCGGCGTGGACAGCGCCCCAAACCGCCACCCGTGATGAGCCCTGAACGTGCGCAGCTCGCGGCGGGATACCAAGCCGGCGCCAGTATCCGCGACCTGGCTACCGCGTCCGGGGCCCCGTACTCCGCGGTCAGGAGAATCCTTCTTGCCGCCGGCGTCACCCTGCGTCCCTGTTGCGGGGCCGATCCCCCAATCGACTCGCCTCACCGTTCGGGCGCTTGA
- a CDS encoding alpha/beta fold hydrolase produces the protein MDAELEEWKVAGHYFDYLGFDIFYRVEGSGPPLLLVHGYPFNSWDWALIWPTLVQRFTVIAPDMIGMGFSDKPVQYGYSVLDHADMHEALLSYLGIERMHLLTHDLGNSVGQELLARFEFEEQSRGRVPIDSVTWLNGGLFIEAYRPRIAQTLMSRTPLGDLVSRFQGTPLSRRILDAAVSEMFGPDTKPSPRLLSLFQQVLEYNDGARVTHQVGRFINDRYDNRSRWVRAMRETAVPMRMIDGPIDPNSGLHMAERYLEVIHDPDVVLLDDNIGHWPQIEAPEAVLTHFLAHIDRVTT, from the coding sequence ATGGACGCCGAGCTCGAAGAATGGAAAGTCGCCGGGCATTACTTCGATTACCTGGGTTTCGACATCTTCTACCGCGTTGAGGGCAGTGGGCCTCCCCTGTTACTCGTACACGGGTATCCCTTCAACTCGTGGGATTGGGCACTGATCTGGCCCACGCTGGTGCAGCGGTTCACGGTCATCGCGCCGGACATGATCGGGATGGGCTTCTCCGACAAACCCGTTCAGTACGGATATTCAGTTCTCGATCACGCCGATATGCACGAGGCGCTGCTGTCCTATCTGGGTATCGAGCGAATGCACCTGCTCACCCATGATCTGGGCAACTCGGTCGGCCAGGAGTTGTTGGCGCGCTTCGAGTTCGAAGAGCAGTCTCGCGGCCGGGTGCCCATCGACTCGGTCACCTGGCTCAACGGCGGGCTCTTCATCGAGGCCTACCGGCCCCGTATCGCCCAGACCTTGATGTCTCGAACACCGTTGGGCGACTTGGTGAGCCGGTTCCAGGGCACCCCGCTGTCGCGCCGGATCCTGGATGCCGCCGTCAGCGAGATGTTCGGTCCGGACACCAAACCGTCACCACGACTGCTCTCTTTGTTTCAGCAGGTGTTGGAGTACAACGACGGCGCTCGCGTCACCCATCAGGTGGGCCGGTTCATCAACGACCGCTATGACAACCGGAGTCGATGGGTGCGGGCCATGCGTGAAACCGCCGTGCCGATGCGGATGATCGACGGACCGATCGACCCGAACTCCGGGTTGCATATGGCCGAGCGCTACCTCGAGGTCATTCACGACCCCGACGTGGTGCTGCTCGACGACAACATCGGCCATTGGCCACAGATCGAGGCGCCCGAGGCGGTGCTCACGCACTTTCTCGCACACATCGATCGGGTCACGACTTAG
- a CDS encoding formylglycine-generating enzyme family protein: MGCNNFYPEERPERTASVDAFAIERHPVTNAQFADFVAETGYVTVAEKAPDPALYPGASPDDLVPGAMVFRATGGPVNLHDWQQWWDWVPGACWRQPFGPDSDIDGAPDHPVVQVAYTDAAAYARWAGRRLPTEAEWEYAARGGSTTIYTWGDEVSPGGQLMANTWQGRFPYRSDGALGWHGTSPVGTFPPNDFGLLDMIGNVWEWTSTRFEPGAEAPPSCCSPSENPDPAVIQALKGGSHLCAPEYCHRYRPAARSPQSQDSATTHIGFRCVKSRS; the protein is encoded by the coding sequence ATGGGCTGCAACAACTTCTACCCGGAGGAGCGGCCGGAGCGCACCGCGTCGGTCGATGCTTTCGCCATCGAGCGCCACCCGGTCACCAATGCCCAGTTCGCCGATTTCGTCGCCGAGACCGGCTACGTCACGGTGGCCGAGAAAGCACCCGACCCGGCGCTGTACCCGGGCGCCTCTCCCGACGACCTGGTCCCCGGCGCGATGGTGTTCCGGGCCACCGGCGGACCGGTGAACCTGCACGACTGGCAACAGTGGTGGGACTGGGTTCCCGGCGCTTGCTGGCGGCAGCCATTCGGGCCGGACAGCGATATCGACGGCGCCCCAGATCATCCCGTTGTGCAGGTCGCCTACACCGATGCAGCGGCTTATGCCCGCTGGGCGGGCAGGCGGCTGCCCACTGAGGCCGAATGGGAGTACGCCGCGCGCGGTGGCAGCACGACGATCTATACCTGGGGCGACGAGGTGTCACCCGGGGGCCAACTGATGGCCAATACGTGGCAGGGCAGATTCCCGTACCGTAGCGACGGCGCGCTGGGCTGGCACGGCACCTCCCCCGTCGGCACCTTCCCGCCCAATGACTTTGGTCTTCTGGACATGATCGGCAATGTGTGGGAATGGACGTCCACGCGCTTCGAACCGGGCGCCGAAGCGCCCCCATCATGCTGCAGTCCCTCCGAAAATCCCGACCCGGCGGTGATACAGGCTCTCAAGGGCGGCTCGCATCTCTGCGCGCCCGAGTACTGCCACCGCTATCGCCCGGCAGCGCGCTCCCCCCAGTCACAGGACAGCGCGACCACCCATATCGGATTCCGCTGCGTGAAGAGCCGGTCATAA
- a CDS encoding CsbD family protein, whose amino-acid sequence MGIADDAKNTAEDLKGRAKEAVGAATGDEDLKAEGQLDQGIAAVKEKLTEAADKLKEGVDAVKDKLTGNS is encoded by the coding sequence ATGGGAATTGCTGACGACGCAAAGAACACGGCCGAGGACCTCAAGGGCCGTGCCAAGGAAGCCGTTGGAGCTGCCACCGGCGATGAGGACCTGAAGGCCGAGGGCCAGCTTGATCAGGGGATAGCCGCGGTCAAGGAAAAGCTGACTGAAGCCGCGGACAAGCTCAAGGAAGGCGTGGACGCCGTCAAGGACAAGTTGACCGGGAACTCCTAG